Proteins from a genomic interval of Flammeovirgaceae bacterium SG7u.111:
- a CDS encoding IS982 family transposase, with protein sequence MAQFNENILIKIFIDIDDFCKCHEAWLEAHPGRPYGEWRSNLSRSEAMTILVCYQLSGYKNFAYYYEKMVLPELSGYFPGLVGYKSFLSLIPSCLDQLYMYATWQAAQSARTGIYYVDSKKLPVCDNRRIHSNKVFAGVAGRGKSSTGWFYGLKLHLVVNNMGEAVSFLFTPANVGDNNHKVLGHLLDRLKGACYGDRGYLSSLFEEFYCKGLKLVTKIRKNMKNALVPLHERYRLMKRAMIESVNDILMTVCDIDHTRHRSPVNAIAHMTCALIAYN encoded by the coding sequence ATGGCACAATTTAATGAAAATATCTTGATAAAGATCTTCATCGATATCGATGATTTCTGTAAATGTCACGAAGCATGGCTCGAAGCACACCCTGGCAGGCCCTATGGGGAATGGAGATCCAACCTTAGCAGGAGCGAGGCGATGACTATCTTGGTATGCTATCAATTATCGGGCTATAAGAACTTTGCCTATTACTATGAGAAGATGGTGCTCCCCGAGCTTTCAGGTTATTTCCCAGGCTTGGTGGGGTACAAGAGCTTTCTGTCGCTCATACCTTCCTGTCTCGACCAATTGTACATGTATGCCACTTGGCAGGCCGCCCAATCTGCCAGGACGGGCATCTACTATGTGGACAGCAAGAAACTGCCCGTATGCGACAATAGGCGCATCCACAGCAACAAGGTCTTTGCAGGGGTGGCAGGACGGGGGAAATCATCCACGGGCTGGTTCTACGGGCTCAAGCTCCACTTGGTGGTCAACAATATGGGCGAGGCCGTCTCTTTCCTGTTCACGCCCGCCAATGTGGGGGACAACAACCATAAGGTGCTCGGCCACCTGTTGGACAGGCTCAAGGGGGCATGTTATGGCGACAGGGGATACCTGTCCAGCCTCTTTGAAGAGTTCTATTGCAAAGGGCTCAAGCTTGTCACGAAGATCCGCAAGAACATGAAGAACGCCTTGGTGCCCTTACATGAAAGATATAGGCTCATGAAGAGGGCGATGATCGAATCGGTCAATGATATCTTGATGACCGTATGCGACATAGACCATACCAGGCACAGAAGCCCTGTCAATGCAATCGCGCACATGACATGCGCGCTCATCGCCTACAATTAA